Proteins found in one Amycolatopsis umgeniensis genomic segment:
- a CDS encoding SRPBCC domain-containing protein, translating to MRLDHAFTVPAPVDEVWKAVVDPERVAPCMPGATVTEVDGDAFKGTVKVKLGPISLLYKGGGHFVEKDLDARKVVIKASGKDARGAGTASATVTLTLTEKDGVTHGAVATELAVTGKPAQFGRGMISEVGGKILDSFADCLSGKLGTAEPEKPETPQRPPLKAVKPVEEGEPIDLMEYAGESVVKRVAPVLVILAGVLLIVAIVRAVTRRTP from the coding sequence GTGCGGCTCGACCACGCATTCACCGTTCCCGCCCCGGTCGACGAGGTCTGGAAGGCCGTCGTCGACCCGGAACGGGTGGCGCCGTGCATGCCGGGCGCCACCGTCACCGAAGTCGACGGGGACGCCTTCAAAGGCACGGTGAAGGTCAAGCTCGGGCCGATCTCCCTGCTCTACAAGGGTGGCGGCCATTTCGTCGAGAAAGACCTCGACGCGAGGAAAGTGGTGATCAAGGCGTCCGGCAAGGACGCCCGAGGGGCGGGCACGGCCTCGGCGACGGTGACGCTCACCCTGACCGAGAAGGACGGCGTCACCCACGGCGCCGTCGCCACGGAACTGGCGGTCACCGGCAAACCGGCGCAGTTCGGACGCGGGATGATCTCCGAAGTCGGCGGCAAGATCCTCGACTCGTTCGCGGACTGCCTGTCCGGCAAGCTCGGTACGGCCGAACCCGAGAAGCCCGAAACCCCGCAGCGCCCGCCGTTGAAAGCGGTGAAACCGGTGGAGGAGGGCGAACCCATCGACCTGATGGAGTACGCGGGCGAGTCCGTGGTCAAACGGGTGGCACCGGTGCTGGTGATCCTCGCCGGGGTCCTCCTGATCGTCGCGATCGTGCGGGCTGTGACGCGGC
- a CDS encoding FAD binding domain-containing protein, giving the protein MIPAPFDYVAPSTVDEAVSALAEAGEDAKVLAGGQSLLPVLRMRLATPTTLIDLGKVGELRGVREEGDALVIGSMTTHYDVQRDALVAEHAELLKAATDTVADPQIRHRGTFGGAIAHADPAGDLLAPVLALGCELVVAGPDGRRTVAAADFFQDMFTTALAADEILVEVRVPKHTGWHAHYEKFNRVAQAWSMVAVAACVRTEAGTIEEARVALTNMGSTPVRAAGVEAALVGCAATAEAIRGAAEHAAEGTDPTADGNSDVEYRRHLARVLTGRAVLAAAGS; this is encoded by the coding sequence GTGATCCCGGCTCCGTTCGACTACGTCGCCCCGTCCACAGTGGACGAAGCGGTGAGCGCGCTCGCCGAAGCGGGCGAGGACGCCAAAGTGCTGGCAGGCGGGCAAAGCCTGCTTCCGGTGCTGCGGATGCGGCTCGCCACGCCGACCACGCTGATCGACCTCGGGAAGGTCGGCGAGCTGCGTGGCGTCCGCGAGGAGGGCGACGCGCTGGTCATCGGTTCGATGACGACGCACTACGACGTCCAGCGGGACGCGCTGGTCGCCGAACACGCCGAACTGCTCAAGGCCGCCACCGACACGGTGGCCGATCCGCAGATCCGCCATCGCGGCACGTTCGGCGGCGCCATCGCGCACGCCGATCCCGCCGGTGACCTGCTGGCGCCCGTCCTCGCACTCGGCTGCGAGCTCGTCGTCGCCGGGCCGGACGGGCGGCGGACGGTCGCCGCGGCGGACTTCTTCCAGGACATGTTCACCACCGCGCTCGCCGCGGACGAGATCCTGGTCGAGGTCCGCGTGCCGAAGCACACCGGCTGGCACGCCCACTACGAGAAGTTCAACCGGGTCGCGCAGGCGTGGTCGATGGTCGCGGTCGCGGCCTGCGTCCGCACCGAGGCGGGCACCATCGAGGAGGCACGTGTCGCGCTCACCAACATGGGCTCGACGCCGGTGCGGGCGGCCGGGGTCGAGGCGGCGCTGGTCGGCTGCGCGGCCACCGCCGAGGCGATCCGCGGCGCGGCCGAACACGCGGCCGAAGGCACCGACCCGACGGCGGACGGCAACTCCGACGTCGAATACCGGCGGCATCTCGCCAGGGTGCTGACCGGCCGGGCGGTCCTCGCCGCGGCAGGCTCCTGA
- a CDS encoding xanthine dehydrogenase family protein molybdopterin-binding subunit gives MTSTIEPEVGKSRRRKEDERLITGRTRWTDNLTLPGMLHLAVLRSPFAHAKIVSIDVTEAKSAPGVVAVYTGKDLDPESAIGMPCAWPITPDMKSPRRPILASDTVNFAGEGVAVVVARTAAEAQDALEAIDVDYDELPVVLGLENALAEGAPLVHEELGTNQNAVWVFDSAGAGTGSDVEDAIANSEVVLKRRFRQQRLVPAFMEPRACVVDPTGSQLVMWSATQVPHILKTMTAATLGLPEHKVRVIAPDVGGGFGGKIAVLPEEMMSTLIAQRLGKPVKWTESRSETMVAAHHGRDQIQDLTITANRDGTVTGLKVELLADMGAYLGLVGPGVPILGAFMFNAIYKFPAYHFACTNVFTNTTLTDAYRGAGRPEATFGIERIMDELAVELGMDPMELREKNWIKHEEFPFTTVAGLTYDSGNYEAATAKAKELFDYDGLRREQKERRESGDSVQLGIGISTFTEMCGLAPSRVLGSLDYAAGGWEHAEIRVLPTGKIEVITGASAHGQGHETAWSQIVADKLGVPFEDIEVIHGDTQSSHKGMDTYGSRSLVVGGIAVVKAADKVLAKAKPIAAHLMECAEDDLEFEAGKFSVKGTDSATSIQDIAWAVFSAHNLPDGVEPSLDSADTFDPENFSFPHGTHLCAAEVDTETGRVRLRSYVCVDDVGVAVNPLIVEGQVHGGLAQGIAQALFEEAVHDEGGTLTTGTFADYLLPSAADLPSFTTDRTETPSTTNPLGAKGVGEAGTIASTPAVVNAVIDAVRHFGVDDIEMPLTPMRVWHAIQHQTAAEGGLGSEAGGGLGSIDATGGAQ, from the coding sequence ATGACCTCCACGATCGAACCGGAGGTCGGCAAGTCGCGTCGCCGCAAGGAGGACGAGCGCCTCATCACCGGCAGGACGCGCTGGACCGACAACCTGACCCTGCCCGGCATGCTGCACCTCGCGGTGCTCCGCAGCCCGTTCGCGCACGCCAAGATCGTCTCGATCGACGTCACCGAGGCCAAGTCGGCACCGGGCGTCGTCGCGGTCTACACCGGGAAGGACCTCGACCCCGAGAGTGCCATCGGCATGCCGTGCGCGTGGCCGATCACGCCGGACATGAAGTCCCCAAGGCGGCCCATCCTCGCTTCGGACACGGTGAACTTCGCCGGTGAAGGGGTCGCGGTGGTCGTCGCCAGGACGGCGGCCGAAGCGCAGGACGCGCTCGAAGCGATCGACGTCGACTACGACGAGCTGCCGGTGGTCCTCGGGCTCGAGAACGCGCTCGCCGAGGGCGCGCCGTTGGTGCACGAGGAGCTCGGCACCAACCAGAACGCGGTGTGGGTCTTCGATTCCGCGGGCGCGGGAACGGGATCCGACGTCGAGGACGCGATCGCGAACTCCGAGGTCGTGCTCAAGCGGCGCTTCCGTCAGCAGCGCCTGGTGCCGGCGTTCATGGAGCCGCGGGCGTGCGTCGTCGATCCGACGGGCAGTCAGCTGGTCATGTGGTCGGCCACCCAGGTCCCGCACATCCTCAAGACGATGACCGCGGCCACGCTCGGCCTGCCCGAGCACAAGGTGCGGGTGATCGCGCCGGACGTCGGCGGCGGGTTCGGCGGCAAGATCGCCGTGCTGCCCGAAGAGATGATGTCGACGCTGATCGCGCAACGGCTCGGCAAACCGGTCAAATGGACCGAGTCCCGTTCGGAGACGATGGTCGCCGCGCATCACGGCCGCGACCAGATCCAGGATCTCACCATCACCGCGAACCGCGACGGAACGGTGACCGGCCTCAAGGTCGAACTGCTCGCCGACATGGGCGCGTACCTCGGCCTCGTCGGCCCCGGTGTGCCGATCCTCGGCGCCTTCATGTTCAACGCCATCTACAAGTTCCCGGCGTACCACTTCGCCTGCACCAACGTGTTCACCAACACCACGCTCACCGACGCGTATCGCGGCGCCGGGCGGCCGGAGGCCACGTTCGGGATCGAGCGGATCATGGACGAACTCGCCGTCGAACTGGGCATGGACCCGATGGAGCTCCGCGAGAAGAACTGGATCAAGCACGAGGAGTTCCCGTTCACCACGGTGGCCGGGCTGACCTACGACTCGGGCAACTACGAGGCCGCCACCGCGAAGGCCAAGGAACTCTTCGATTACGACGGTCTCCGCCGGGAACAGAAGGAGCGGCGGGAATCCGGCGACTCCGTCCAGCTCGGCATCGGCATCTCGACGTTCACCGAGATGTGCGGCCTCGCGCCGTCGCGGGTGCTCGGCTCGCTCGACTACGCGGCGGGCGGCTGGGAGCACGCGGAGATCCGGGTGCTGCCCACCGGCAAGATCGAGGTGATCACCGGCGCCTCCGCGCACGGCCAGGGCCATGAGACGGCCTGGAGCCAGATCGTCGCCGACAAACTCGGCGTCCCGTTCGAGGACATCGAGGTCATCCACGGCGACACCCAGTCCTCGCACAAGGGGATGGACACCTACGGCTCGCGGTCGCTGGTGGTCGGCGGGATCGCGGTGGTCAAGGCGGCGGACAAGGTGCTCGCCAAGGCCAAACCGATCGCGGCGCATCTGATGGAATGCGCCGAGGACGACCTCGAATTCGAGGCGGGCAAGTTCTCCGTCAAGGGCACGGATTCCGCGACGTCCATCCAGGACATCGCGTGGGCCGTGTTCTCGGCGCACAATCTGCCGGACGGCGTCGAACCCTCGCTGGATTCGGCGGACACGTTCGATCCGGAGAACTTCTCCTTTCCGCACGGCACGCATCTGTGCGCGGCCGAGGTCGACACCGAGACCGGACGCGTGCGGTTGCGCTCCTACGTCTGCGTCGACGACGTCGGCGTGGCCGTCAATCCGCTGATCGTCGAAGGCCAGGTGCACGGCGGACTCGCGCAGGGCATCGCGCAGGCGCTGTTCGAGGAGGCCGTCCACGACGAAGGAGGGACGCTGACCACCGGGACCTTCGCCGACTACCTGCTCCCGTCGGCGGCGGATCTGCCCAGTTTCACCACCGACCGCACCGAAACACCGTCGACGACGAACCCGTTGGGCGCCAAGGGAGTCGGCGAGGCGGGCACGATCGCCTCGACACCGGCGGTGGTCAACGCCGTGATCGACGCCGTCCGGCACTTCGGGGTGGACGACATCGAAATGCCGTTGACCCCGATGCGGGTCTGGCACGCCATCCAGCACCAGACGGCCGCCGAGGGCGGGCTGGGCTCCGAAGCCGGAGGCGGTCTCGGTTCGATCGACGCAACCGGAGGTGCCCAGTGA